A genomic segment from Arcobacter acticola encodes:
- a CDS encoding NuoI/complex I 23 kDa subunit family protein: MGIKVVPRHGKSFKDKLYLPAIAGGMKTTFKHFMKNLKDVNNLKTMQYPEVQPDDLNERYRGVHRLTKHEDNTEKCVACFMCATACPADCIFIEAEERFDGVDEKRPKEFKIDLLECVFCGYCVEACPCDAIRMDTGIFSFTSSKREDFVLDKKALMANERSKDLDNG; the protein is encoded by the coding sequence ATGGGAATAAAAGTAGTACCAAGACACGGTAAATCATTCAAAGACAAATTATATCTTCCTGCAATTGCAGGGGGAATGAAAACAACTTTTAAACACTTTATGAAGAATTTAAAAGATGTAAATAATCTAAAGACAATGCAATATCCAGAAGTTCAACCAGATGATTTGAATGAAAGATATAGAGGTGTTCATAGACTTACAAAACATGAAGACAATACAGAAAAATGTGTTGCTTGTTTTATGTGTGCAACTGCTTGCCCTGCTGATTGTATTTTTATTGAAGCAGAAGAAAGATTTGATGGTGTTGATGAAAAAAGACCAAAAGAGTTTAAAATAGATCTATTAGAATGTGTATTCTGTGGATATTGTGTTGAAGCATGTCCTTGTGATGCAATTAGAATGGATACTGGAATTTTTTCATTTACATCTAGTAAAAGAGAAGATTTTGTATTAGATAAAAAAGCTTTAATGGCAAATGAAAGATCAAAGGATTTAGACAATGGCTGA
- a CDS encoding complex I subunit 4 family protein, producing the protein MSSDILSFIIFLPAVVAFGLMMTTKDVNTIRNIAFLTTTVILALVLKIYIEFVPSAGMQFVTNVPWIETYGINYYVGLDGFSLTILLMIAILIPTSYLLLWEGKTKGYWINMLLVQTGVTGTLLSLDVILFYFFWEVMLLPVFLLIGQYGFGDKVFTTIKVTVYTMLGSLLMFIAILYLGVAYHNEFGVWSFAYDKLMYITTIPYDTKVWLFLAFLAAFAIKIPIFPLHTWIMETYKNAPTGAVFLLSSIMAKLGVYAIVRFMIPIFPEIYVEFSTWFVAIGLFGLIYFGIAALMQDDIKRMFAYSSASHLSFISAGIFSLNSYGVNGALYLIIAHAIATGALFLLVGLMQEQTGFKTIKELGGIAKKAPIFTFVFAIMLFANVGLPGTNGFVSELLIIFGIYEFNHTLGYIGALTVIIGAAYMLWMFQRAILQDRPEGAVELKMRDLKVKEIIGLIPWIILVFLMGLYPEIFINKFEPTVTHYLNDILQIGATK; encoded by the coding sequence ATGAGTTCAGATATACTTTCGTTTATTATATTTTTACCTGCTGTTGTTGCATTTGGATTAATGATGACAACAAAAGATGTTAATACAATTAGAAATATAGCTTTTTTAACTACTACTGTTATTCTAGCTCTTGTGTTAAAAATTTATATAGAGTTTGTTCCAAGTGCAGGAATGCAATTTGTTACAAATGTTCCATGGATTGAAACTTATGGTATTAATTATTATGTTGGATTAGATGGTTTTTCTCTAACTATTTTACTAATGATTGCTATTTTAATTCCTACTTCTTATTTATTATTATGGGAAGGAAAAACTAAAGGATATTGGATAAATATGCTTTTAGTTCAAACAGGAGTTACAGGAACTTTATTATCTTTAGATGTGATTCTTTTCTACTTCTTTTGGGAAGTTATGCTTTTACCTGTATTTTTATTAATTGGTCAATATGGATTTGGCGATAAGGTATTTACAACTATTAAAGTAACTGTTTATACAATGCTTGGATCATTATTAATGTTTATTGCTATTTTATATCTTGGTGTTGCATATCATAATGAATTTGGAGTTTGGTCATTTGCTTATGATAAATTAATGTATATAACAACTATTCCTTATGATACAAAAGTTTGGTTATTCCTAGCATTTTTAGCTGCATTTGCAATTAAAATTCCTATATTTCCTCTTCATACTTGGATTATGGAAACATATAAAAACGCACCAACTGGAGCTGTTTTTTTACTATCATCTATAATGGCAAAACTTGGAGTTTATGCAATTGTTAGATTTATGATTCCAATTTTCCCAGAAATTTATGTTGAATTTTCTACTTGGTTTGTGGCTATTGGATTATTTGGTTTAATCTATTTTGGAATTGCAGCTCTTATGCAAGATGATATTAAAAGAATGTTTGCTTACTCATCAGCATCACATTTAAGTTTTATTTCTGCTGGTATTTTTTCATTAAACTCTTATGGTGTTAATGGAGCTTTATACTTAATTATTGCCCATGCAATTGCAACTGGAGCATTATTTTTACTTGTTGGTTTAATGCAAGAACAAACAGGATTTAAAACGATAAAAGAATTAGGTGGAATTGCTAAAAAAGCTCCAATCTTTACATTTGTTTTTGCCATTATGTTATTTGCTAACGTTGGACTTCCAGGAACAAATGGATTTGTATCTGAACTTTTAATTATCTTTGGTATATATGAATTTAATCATACATTAGGATATATTGGAGCACTTACAGTTATTATTGGGGCTGCTTATATGTTATGGATGTTCCAAAGAGCAATTTTACAAGACAGACCAGAAGGTGCTGTTGAATTAAAAATGAGAGATTTAAAAGTAAAAGAAATCATTGGTTTAATTCCTTGGATTATTTTAGTATTTCTAATGGGTTTATATCCTGAGATATTTATTAACAAATTTGAACCAACAGTTACTCATTATTTAAATGACATTTTACAAATTGGAGCTACAAAATGA
- the nuoL gene encoding NADH-quinone oxidoreductase subunit L, producing the protein MDTSLLVWIVLAPLLGAIMNGLLYFYHIKKEKVSDIYFSLIGTITPFISFLITLYLFLRMNDENIIFKQHLFTWLNVDKLNIEMAFLGDNLSIFMSMFVTFVGWLIHIYAIGYMKGDNGFGKFFAYFNLFLASMLILVLADNPIILFIGWEGVGVCSYLLIKFYYGNKENVLAANKAFIVNRVGDFGFLLGVVTLFFALGEVDLSFASIEANLANASNELLILSGFLLFVGAMGKSAQIPLYVWLPDAMAGPTPISALIHAATMVTAGVYMVARFHFLYIGIEEIGLFIAYIGAISALFAAIIATRQTDIKKILAYSTMSQLGYMFIAVGLGFYSTGLFHVFTHAFFKAMLFMGAGGVIMALHHEQNIFKIAQHRASLPIIATTFLIGVIAISGIPPFSGFFSKDAILAAAFQEGQYLIWAIAMFTAFLTAFYMFRMYFIVFVAPNHHDEEYVYTSKTITIPLLILAIGAIGAGFLNLPAIFGGNHFVDTWLAQLHSKHIHMDHTTEYVLMALSIIVAATGIMAAYKKYAKFDVTKPELETGLIGNKFYIDEIYDFLFVKSSKKLSTFIDKVVDDKIIDAFIMNSSIGFVNIGKRVAMIQNANVRFYAAFMLIGMTCVFIYLYITLGL; encoded by the coding sequence ATGGATACATCACTATTAGTATGGATTGTTTTAGCTCCTTTATTAGGTGCTATTATGAATGGTTTATTATATTTTTACCATATCAAAAAGGAAAAAGTATCTGATATTTATTTCTCTTTAATTGGAACAATAACTCCATTTATTTCATTTTTAATAACTCTTTACTTATTTTTAAGAATGAATGATGAAAATATTATCTTTAAACAACATCTTTTTACTTGGTTAAATGTTGATAAGTTAAATATCGAAATGGCATTTCTAGGAGATAACCTTTCTATATTTATGTCTATGTTCGTAACTTTTGTTGGTTGGTTAATTCATATTTATGCAATTGGATATATGAAAGGTGATAATGGTTTTGGTAAGTTTTTTGCTTATTTCAATCTATTCTTAGCTTCAATGTTAATATTAGTTTTAGCAGATAATCCAATAATTTTATTTATAGGTTGGGAAGGTGTTGGAGTTTGTTCATACCTTTTAATTAAATTCTACTATGGAAACAAAGAAAATGTATTAGCTGCAAATAAAGCTTTTATTGTAAATAGAGTTGGAGATTTTGGTTTTTTACTAGGAGTTGTAACACTATTTTTTGCTTTAGGAGAAGTTGATTTATCATTTGCTTCTATTGAAGCAAACTTAGCAAATGCAAGCAATGAATTATTAATTCTTTCAGGCTTCTTATTATTTGTAGGAGCGATGGGAAAATCAGCACAAATTCCACTTTATGTTTGGCTTCCTGATGCAATGGCAGGACCTACTCCAATTTCAGCTTTAATTCATGCAGCTACAATGGTAACAGCTGGTGTTTATATGGTTGCAAGATTTCACTTTTTATATATTGGAATTGAAGAAATTGGATTATTTATAGCCTATATTGGTGCTATTTCAGCCCTATTTGCAGCTATTATTGCAACTCGTCAAACAGATATTAAAAAGATTCTTGCATATTCAACTATGAGTCAATTAGGTTATATGTTTATTGCTGTTGGACTTGGTTTTTATTCAACTGGACTTTTCCATGTATTTACACATGCTTTCTTTAAAGCTATGTTATTTATGGGTGCAGGTGGAGTTATAATGGCACTTCACCACGAGCAAAATATATTTAAGATCGCACAACATAGGGCTAGTTTACCAATAATTGCTACAACTTTCTTAATTGGTGTTATTGCAATTTCAGGAATTCCTCCATTCTCTGGATTCTTTTCAAAAGATGCTATTTTAGCAGCGGCATTTCAAGAAGGTCAATATTTAATTTGGGCAATAGCAATGTTTACAGCATTTTTAACTGCATTTTATATGTTTAGAATGTATTTTATTGTTTTTGTGGCACCAAATCACCACGATGAAGAGTATGTGTATACTTCAAAAACAATTACTATTCCACTTTTAATTTTAGCAATTGGAGCTATTGGAGCTGGGTTCTTAAATCTTCCAGCTATATTTGGTGGAAATCATTTTGTAGATACTTGGTTAGCTCAACTACACTCAAAACATATTCATATGGACCATACGACTGAGTATGTGTTAATGGCATTATCAATCATAGTTGCAGCAACTGGAATTATGGCAGCATATAAAAAATATGCAAAGTTTGATGTAACAAAACCTGAACTAGAAACAGGATTAATCGGAAATAAATTTTATATTGATGAAATTTACGATTTCTTATTTGTTAAATCAAGTAAAAAATTATCAACTTTTATTGATAAAGTAGTTGATGATAAAATTATTGATGCATTTATTATGAATTCATCTATAGGTTTTGTAAATATTGGTAAACGAGTTGCCATGATACAAAATGCAAATGTTAGATTTTATGCGGCGTTCATGCTTATTGGTATGACGTGTGTATTTATCTACTTATATATCACATTAGGATTGTAG
- a CDS encoding fumarate reductase cytochrome b subunit — MSDLIEGYLGKTEEGRKSRLPAKLDFMQSFTGGFLALFMWAHMLLVSSILISKDFMYTVTKLLEGSFIFEGGNPILVTIAAAIIFIIFIVHAALGMRKLPSNFKQYQVMKAHAKSMNHDDTKLWFYQAITGFTMFFLGSVHLYIIMTNSDAIGPYESADRIWSEWMWPLYILLLLAVEFHGTIGLYRLCVKWGWFDGENPKATRKALKKIKWALTVFFLVLGFASLAAYMKIGMENAANGTVGQKYTPTAKVMEFNITNKSVRGIA; from the coding sequence ATGAGTGACCTAATAGAAGGTTATTTAGGGAAAACAGAAGAAGGAAGAAAAAGTAGATTACCTGCAAAACTTGATTTTATGCAAAGTTTTACTGGTGGATTTTTAGCTTTATTTATGTGGGCACATATGTTATTAGTATCATCGATATTAATATCAAAAGATTTTATGTACACAGTTACAAAACTTTTGGAAGGAAGTTTTATTTTTGAGGGTGGAAACCCAATTTTAGTTACTATAGCCGCTGCTATTATATTCATAATTTTCATTGTTCACGCTGCACTTGGAATGAGAAAATTGCCAAGTAACTTTAAACAATATCAAGTTATGAAAGCTCACGCTAAGAGTATGAATCATGATGATACAAAACTATGGTTTTACCAAGCAATTACTGGTTTTACAATGTTTTTCTTGGGTTCTGTTCACTTATATATCATTATGACTAATTCAGATGCTATTGGCCCTTATGAAAGTGCTGATAGAATTTGGTCTGAGTGGATGTGGCCTTTATATATTCTTTTATTATTAGCTGTTGAATTCCATGGAACAATTGGTCTTTATAGACTTTGTGTTAAATGGGGATGGTTTGATGGAGAAAATCCAAAAGCTACTAGAAAAGCACTTAAAAAAATCAAATGGGCGCTTACTGTATTTTTCTTAGTATTAGGTTTTGCATCACTTGCAGCTTATATGAAAATTGGTATGGAAAATGCTGCAAATGGAACAGTTGGTCAAAAATATACTCCAACTGCAAAAGTAATGGAATTTAATATTACAAATAAAAGTGTTAGGGGAATTGCATAA
- a CDS encoding NADH-quinone oxidoreductase subunit N produces MSQFLYLIPALTILIGALVLMFMSMYERFSVKNFIVVSSIFLVIALGFTLSDIGSSFSVQPFPHFLNNVLTFDSFSNFFNILLITGTLLTLLIGEHYFQHRSYFKGEFFSILLFALFGMMILAHANELVTAYIALEIASFSVYIMVGYNSEDSKRIEAIFKYLVLGSFIGAFYLLGVVLVYGATQSTNLAEISSFISTASSDDMILVYIGLTLILFTFLFKIAAFPFQSWVLDVYRGAPMVITSYMASTFKIAIFSFFLRAILEYLTPIIDFWDTIIAVITVLTLIIGTWLAITQQIIKKMLAASSIVHTGYLLLAFIALGYKDGQLINIDSAYAIMFYLIAYLLSALGAFGLASHIISETNVRVTYDDFKGLAKERPFLAAMMTIFLFSLAGIPSTIGFIGKFYVFTEAINAGYTNLTIIAIFATIVSVYYYFKLIAMMYFYPTKESCISKGFNDKRVSTYAIAFVAILTVLGGIGSAIVFFIPAMNIDAIINLTQVAVQSLFIK; encoded by the coding sequence ATGAGTCAATTTTTATATTTAATTCCTGCACTTACAATATTAATAGGTGCTCTTGTACTTATGTTTATGAGTATGTATGAAAGATTCAGTGTAAAAAATTTTATTGTAGTATCTTCTATTTTTTTAGTTATTGCATTAGGATTTACATTAAGTGATATTGGAAGCTCATTTTCAGTTCAGCCATTTCCTCATTTTTTAAATAATGTATTAACATTTGATTCGTTTTCAAATTTTTTCAATATTTTATTAATTACTGGTACTTTACTCACTTTATTAATTGGTGAACATTATTTCCAACATAGGTCTTATTTTAAAGGTGAGTTTTTCTCAATTTTATTATTTGCTTTATTTGGAATGATGATTTTAGCCCATGCAAATGAGTTAGTAACAGCTTATATTGCCCTTGAAATTGCTTCTTTCTCTGTTTATATTATGGTGGGATACAACAGTGAAGATTCAAAAAGAATTGAAGCAATATTTAAATACTTAGTTTTAGGTTCATTTATTGGAGCATTTTACCTATTAGGTGTTGTTTTAGTTTATGGGGCAACTCAAAGTACAAATTTAGCTGAGATTTCTTCATTTATTTCAACTGCAAGTTCTGATGATATGATTTTAGTTTATATTGGATTAACACTAATTTTATTTACATTTTTATTCAAAATTGCTGCATTTCCATTTCAATCTTGGGTACTTGATGTATATAGAGGTGCACCAATGGTTATCACTTCTTATATGGCATCTACATTTAAAATTGCTATATTTTCGTTCTTTTTAAGAGCAATACTAGAATATCTTACACCAATTATTGATTTTTGGGATACTATAATTGCAGTAATTACAGTACTTACCCTTATCATTGGAACTTGGCTAGCAATTACACAACAAATTATCAAAAAAATGTTAGCAGCTTCGTCAATAGTACATACTGGATATTTACTTTTAGCATTTATTGCTCTTGGATATAAAGATGGTCAATTAATTAATATTGATTCAGCCTATGCAATTATGTTTTATTTAATTGCTTATTTATTATCAGCTCTTGGAGCATTTGGACTTGCATCACATATTATTTCTGAAACAAACGTAAGAGTTACATATGATGATTTTAAAGGTTTAGCAAAAGAGAGACCATTTTTAGCAGCTATGATGACTATATTTTTATTTTCATTAGCAGGAATTCCTTCAACTATTGGATTTATTGGTAAATTTTATGTATTTACAGAAGCTATAAATGCTGGATATACAAACCTTACTATTATTGCTATATTTGCAACAATTGTTTCGGTTTACTATTATTTTAAATTAATTGCAATGATGTATTTCTACCCTACAAAAGAATCATGTATTTCAAAAGGATTCAATGACAAAAGAGTTTCAACTTATGCCATTGCTTTTGTTGCAATTTTAACTGTATTAGGTGGGATTGGTTCAGCTATTGTATTTTTCATCCCAGCTATGAATATTGATGCAATAATTAATTTAACGCAAGTTGCAGTTCAGTCTTTATTTATAAAATAG
- a CDS encoding fumarate reductase iron-sulfur subunit codes for MSIEKGRDITISVLKFNPRSKVSKPHFVDFHLEETPGMTLFIALMKIRETMDADLSFDFVCRAGICGSCGMVVNGKPTLACRTLIANYPSGKLQLMPMPAFELIKDLSVNTGKWMDSMSKRVESWIHNDHEVDITKLEDRIDPDVANETFELDRCIECGICVASCGTALMRPDFVGPVGLNRVARFEVDPHDKRTAEDFYELIGDDNGIFGCMSLMACEDHCPKHLPLQNKIAYLRRKLVALR; via the coding sequence ATGAGTATTGAAAAAGGTAGAGATATAACAATATCTGTTTTAAAATTCAACCCAAGATCTAAGGTTTCAAAACCTCATTTTGTGGATTTTCATTTAGAAGAAACTCCAGGGATGACTCTATTTATTGCTTTAATGAAAATTAGAGAAACAATGGATGCAGATTTATCTTTTGACTTCGTTTGTAGAGCTGGAATCTGTGGATCTTGTGGTATGGTTGTAAATGGTAAACCTACACTTGCTTGTAGAACATTAATTGCAAATTATCCAAGTGGTAAATTACAATTAATGCCTATGCCAGCATTTGAATTAATCAAAGATTTATCTGTAAATACAGGTAAATGGATGGATTCAATGTCAAAAAGAGTTGAGTCTTGGATTCATAATGATCATGAAGTTGATATTACTAAACTAGAAGACAGAATTGATCCAGATGTTGCAAATGAAACATTTGAATTAGATAGATGTATTGAGTGTGGAATTTGTGTTGCTTCTTGTGGAACAGCATTAATGAGACCTGACTTCGTTGGTCCAGTTGGATTAAACAGAGTTGCAAGATTTGAAGTAGATCCTCATGATAAAAGAACTGCTGAAGATTTCTATGAATTAATTGGTGATGATAATGGGATTTTTGGTTGTATGTCTTTAATGGCATGTGAAGACCATTGTCCAAAACACTTACCATTACAAAATAAAATAGCTTACTTAAGAAGAAAATTAGTAGCACTTAGATAG
- the nuoK gene encoding NADH-quinone oxidoreductase subunit NuoK, whose amino-acid sequence MISLTAYAFVSMMLFSIGAIGVIARRNIFVIYMSIEMMLNGINLFLVTFARYHFNMDPQVITIMVISIAAAEAAIFLSVIILLYRSRKSLDTDIFNTLRQGEK is encoded by the coding sequence ATGATTTCATTAACAGCTTATGCTTTTGTATCAATGATGTTATTTTCAATTGGTGCCATTGGAGTAATTGCAAGAAGAAATATCTTTGTTATTTATATGTCAATAGAAATGATGTTAAATGGAATAAATCTATTTTTAGTAACATTTGCTAGATATCATTTTAATATGGATCCTCAAGTTATTACAATTATGGTTATATCAATTGCTGCTGCGGAAGCTGCGATTTTCTTATCAGTTATAATTTTATTATACAGATCAAGAAAATCTTTAGATACAGATATTTTCAACACACTTAGACAAGGAGAAAAATAA
- a CDS encoding fumarate reductase flavoprotein subunit codes for MKINYCDALVIGGGLAGLRAAVAAQKKDLNTIVLSLVPVKRSHSAAAQGGMQASLGNSKMSDGDNEDLHFADTVKGSDWGCDQVVARMFVHTAPKAIRELASWGVPWSRVKEGSREAVINAKKTTITEDADRHGLITSRDFGGTKKWRTCYTADATGHTMLFGVANEALRHNVDIRDRKEALSLIHENGRCYGAIVRDLITGELEAYVAKGTCIATGGYGRVFKQTTNAVICEGIGAAIALETGVATLGNMEAVQFHPTPIVPSGILLTEGCRGDGGILRDVDGHRFMPDYEPEKKELASRDVVSRRMIEHIRNGKGVPSPYGYHVWLDISILGREHIEKNLRDVQEICQIFNGIDPADEGKKGWAPVLPMQHYSMGGIRTKPTGESQNLNGLFVCGEASCWDMHGFNRLGGNSVSETVVAGMIVGNYFADYCLSNDVTIPTRTVQNFLDKQDTYLNDILAYEGSEDIFKIKNRMQLLMDEKVGIFRDGIRLQEAVTELEDLLKKTKHINVKSKERAGNPELEEAYRVPRMLKIALCVARGALQRTESRGAHYREDFLKRDDANWLNRTLTSWPNESDTLPTIHYEPLDIMTMEMPPAFRGYGAKGMIIENELSETRQAQVDEITEKMQAEGKDRHQIQDALMPFDLPMNYREKNERAGDL; via the coding sequence ATGAAAATTAATTACTGTGATGCGTTAGTTATTGGTGGTGGATTAGCAGGTTTAAGAGCTGCTGTTGCTGCACAAAAAAAAGATTTAAATACAATCGTTTTATCTTTAGTTCCTGTTAAAAGATCACACTCAGCAGCTGCTCAAGGTGGGATGCAGGCATCTTTAGGTAACTCTAAAATGTCAGATGGTGATAATGAAGATTTACACTTTGCAGATACTGTAAAAGGTTCTGACTGGGGATGTGATCAAGTTGTTGCAAGAATGTTCGTACATACAGCTCCAAAAGCTATTAGAGAATTAGCATCTTGGGGTGTGCCTTGGTCTAGAGTTAAAGAAGGATCAAGAGAAGCTGTTATTAATGCTAAAAAAACTACTATTACTGAAGATGCAGATAGACATGGATTAATTACATCAAGAGACTTTGGTGGAACTAAAAAATGGAGAACTTGTTATACAGCTGATGCAACTGGTCATACTATGTTATTTGGTGTTGCAAATGAAGCATTAAGACATAATGTTGATATTAGAGATAGAAAAGAAGCTTTATCATTAATTCATGAAAATGGAAGATGTTATGGAGCAATCGTTAGAGATTTAATAACAGGTGAATTAGAAGCTTATGTTGCTAAGGGAACTTGTATAGCTACTGGTGGATATGGTAGAGTATTTAAACAAACTACTAATGCTGTAATTTGTGAAGGTATTGGTGCAGCTATTGCACTTGAAACTGGAGTTGCAACTTTAGGAAATATGGAAGCTGTTCAATTTCACCCAACACCAATCGTACCATCAGGTATTTTATTAACTGAAGGTTGTAGAGGAGATGGTGGAATTTTAAGAGACGTTGATGGTCATAGATTTATGCCAGATTACGAACCTGAGAAAAAAGAATTAGCTTCAAGAGACGTTGTTTCTAGAAGAATGATTGAACATATCAGAAATGGTAAAGGTGTTCCTTCACCTTATGGATACCATGTATGGTTAGATATTTCTATTTTAGGTAGAGAGCATATTGAGAAAAACTTAAGAGACGTTCAAGAAATTTGTCAAATCTTTAATGGTATTGATCCAGCGGATGAAGGTAAAAAAGGATGGGCTCCAGTTCTTCCTATGCAACATTACTCTATGGGTGGAATCAGAACTAAACCAACAGGTGAATCTCAAAACTTAAATGGTTTATTTGTTTGTGGTGAAGCTTCTTGTTGGGATATGCATGGATTTAATAGACTTGGAGGAAACTCTGTTTCTGAAACAGTTGTTGCAGGTATGATTGTTGGAAATTATTTTGCTGATTACTGTTTATCAAACGATGTAACAATTCCAACTAGAACTGTTCAAAACTTTTTAGATAAACAAGATACTTATTTAAATGATATTTTAGCTTATGAAGGTAGTGAAGATATCTTTAAAATCAAAAATAGAATGCAATTATTAATGGATGAAAAAGTTGGTATCTTTAGAGATGGTATCAGATTACAAGAAGCTGTAACTGAACTTGAAGATTTATTAAAGAAAACAAAACATATTAATGTTAAATCAAAAGAAAGAGCTGGAAATCCAGAACTTGAAGAAGCATATAGAGTTCCAAGAATGTTAAAAATTGCACTTTGTGTTGCAAGAGGTGCATTACAAAGAACTGAATCAAGAGGTGCTCACTATAGAGAAGACTTCTTAAAAAGAGATGATGCAAACTGGTTAAACAGAACATTAACTTCTTGGCCTAATGAATCTGATACTTTACCTACAATCCATTATGAGCCATTAGATATCATGACTATGGAAATGCCTCCAGCATTTAGAGGATATGGTGCTAAAGGTATGATTATAGAAAATGAATTATCAGAAACTAGACAAGCTCAAGTTGATGAAATTACTGAAAAAATGCAAGCAGAAGGTAAAGATAGACACCAAATTCAAGATGCCTTAATGCCATTTGATTTACCAATGAATTATAGAGAAAAAAATGAAAGAGCAGGAGATTTATAA
- a CDS encoding NADH-quinone oxidoreductase subunit J family protein: MADLIFIALAFLAISGAIAMIVYANPMYSALGVLISMLSVAGMFALLNATFLFLVQIIVYAGAIMTLILFILMFLNIKEEDLPKEPNKFKLIAVGAVIMIPLNILILKAVSKLPAKDLTISNTDFGDIKPIGLELYNNWIIAFELISILLLIALIGSVVLAKKRKSKINNKGEQL, from the coding sequence ATGGCTGATTTAATTTTTATTGCATTAGCATTTTTAGCAATAAGCGGAGCTATTGCCATGATTGTGTATGCAAATCCAATGTATAGCGCTCTTGGTGTTTTAATTTCTATGCTAAGTGTTGCTGGTATGTTTGCACTTTTAAATGCAACATTTTTATTCCTTGTTCAAATCATAGTTTACGCAGGTGCTATTATGACTTTGATTCTTTTTATTTTAATGTTTTTAAATATAAAAGAAGAAGATTTACCAAAAGAGCCTAATAAATTTAAGTTGATTGCTGTTGGTGCAGTTATTATGATACCTTTAAATATTTTAATTTTAAAAGCTGTATCAAAACTTCCTGCAAAAGATTTAACTATTTCTAATACTGATTTTGGTGATATAAAACCTATTGGACTTGAGCTTTATAATAATTGGATTATTGCTTTTGAGTTAATCTCTATTTTACTTTTAATAGCACTTATTGGTTCTGTTGTTCTTGCTAAAAAAAGAAAGTCTAAAATCAATAACAAAGGAGAGCAATTATGA